Proteins from a genomic interval of Niabella soli DSM 19437:
- a CDS encoding family 43 glycosylhydrolase, producing the protein MSVSAQHPSPQGEEPGVRTTYCNPINIDYGYTPIPNFSQWGRHRATADPVIVNYKGDYYLFSTNQWGYWWSSDLLNWKFIPKKFLRPWNTNTYDELCAPAVGIIGDTMLVFGSTYTRNFTIWMSTNPKANEWKPLVDSFEIGGWDPAFFTDDDGKFYMYNGSSNVYPLYGVELNRKTMKPFGTRKEMYFLESWRYGWQRFGEHMDNTFLDPFIEGAWMTKHNGKYYLQYGAPGTEFSGYADGVLVGDSPLGPFTPQSDPLSMKVGGFIRGAGHGATFRDNFNNYWHVSTGIISVKNTFERRIGIWPAGFDKDGLMYCNTAFGDYPTYLPSSLDGEAGDTPRTLFTGWMLLNYNKPVQVSSTLGDYVPNNAVDELIKTYWSAQTGNKGEWITSDLGAVATVNAIQINYADQDVAPDRLGKFTDQYHQYILYYSLDGKKWQTLVDKSNNKTDIPHDYVELKKPVAARFIKLENIHMPTGKFAISGLRIFGKGNGAPPKEVRDFIVLRTPKDKRSAYIKWRPADDAYAYNIYYGIAPHKQYNCIMVHANNEYWMKAMDAQKPYYYSIEAINENGVSKRSEAIKVD; encoded by the coding sequence TTGAGTGTATCCGCTCAACACCCCTCCCCCCAGGGAGAGGAGCCGGGGGTGAGGACCACTTATTGTAACCCTATCAATATCGATTATGGTTACACGCCTATACCCAATTTCAGTCAATGGGGCCGGCACCGCGCCACAGCAGATCCAGTAATCGTTAATTATAAAGGCGACTATTATTTATTCAGCACCAACCAGTGGGGCTACTGGTGGAGCAGCGATTTGTTGAACTGGAAATTCATCCCAAAAAAATTCCTGCGCCCCTGGAACACCAATACCTATGATGAGCTTTGTGCGCCGGCAGTGGGAATCATTGGCGACACTATGCTGGTATTCGGATCCACTTATACCAGAAACTTTACCATCTGGATGAGCACTAATCCCAAAGCAAATGAATGGAAACCCCTGGTAGATTCATTTGAGATCGGCGGATGGGACCCTGCTTTTTTCACCGATGATGACGGTAAGTTTTATATGTACAACGGAAGCAGCAATGTATATCCTCTATACGGCGTAGAGCTGAACCGGAAAACTATGAAGCCTTTCGGCACACGAAAAGAAATGTACTTCCTCGAAAGCTGGCGCTATGGCTGGCAGCGCTTTGGAGAGCATATGGATAATACATTCCTTGATCCGTTTATCGAAGGCGCCTGGATGACCAAACACAATGGAAAATACTACCTGCAATATGGTGCACCGGGCACCGAGTTCAGCGGGTATGCGGATGGCGTGCTAGTGGGTGATTCGCCATTGGGACCTTTCACTCCCCAATCGGATCCTTTAAGTATGAAGGTCGGCGGCTTCATCAGGGGCGCGGGGCACGGGGCCACCTTCCGTGACAATTTCAACAATTACTGGCATGTTTCCACCGGCATCATTTCTGTAAAAAATACGTTTGAGCGGCGTATCGGCATCTGGCCTGCCGGGTTTGATAAAGACGGTCTGATGTACTGCAATACGGCATTCGGCGATTATCCCACTTACCTTCCTTCATCTTTGGATGGTGAAGCCGGCGATACCCCACGCACTCTTTTTACAGGATGGATGTTACTGAATTATAATAAGCCGGTTCAGGTATCATCAACATTGGGCGATTATGTGCCCAATAATGCGGTGGATGAACTGATCAAAACCTATTGGAGCGCGCAAACGGGTAATAAAGGCGAATGGATAACATCGGATCTTGGCGCGGTTGCAACAGTAAACGCCATTCAGATCAATTATGCCGACCAGGACGTTGCCCCCGACCGGCTGGGAAAATTTACAGATCAGTACCACCAGTACATTCTTTATTATTCATTGGATGGAAAAAAATGGCAGACACTGGTTGACAAAAGCAATAATAAAACGGATATACCGCATGATTATGTGGAATTAAAAAAGCCGGTGGCCGCACGGTTTATAAAACTGGAAAATATACATATGCCCACCGGCAAATTTGCCATCAGCGGGTTGCGTATATTTGGAAAGGGCAATGGCGCCCCGCCAAAGGAGGTAAGAGATTTTATTGTATTGCGTACTCCAAAAGATAAGCGAAGTGCTTACATCAAATGGCGGCCAGCGGATGATGCGTATGCGTATAATATTTATTATGGAATTGCGCCACACAAGCAGTACAACTGCATCATGGTGCATGCTAATAATGAATACTGGATGAAGGCTATGGACGCGCAAAAGCCCTATTACTACAGCATTGAAGCCATCAATGAGAACGGGGTGAGCAAACGCAGTGAAGCAATAAAAGTGGATTGA